The following proteins are co-located in the Ketogulonicigenium robustum genome:
- a CDS encoding esterase-like activity of phytase family protein, with the protein MHSGFGSALIALSLATTAQADPISTPWQHDAPWFGGWSGIDVSDEVTAEGRPFTAVSDRGHLVTGTLRFDAAGQRITITDNAPLRDTDGGLLSGPRSDSEDLAIAADGTIYISFEGEPRVQGQRGLHGQPFALPNHSDFATLPSNRALEALAIDTNGALFALPEGGNSDGFPVYRLPAGADAWQIAFTLPRDGRLWMVTSADFGQDGRLYVLERALMGIGFRSRIRSMASDGTDLRVEVTTALGQFGNLEGLSIWQDGPHRMATMVADDNFSQLFPSQIVTLTLD; encoded by the coding sequence ATGCACAGCGGTTTTGGCAGCGCGCTAATCGCGCTGTCCCTTGCAACGACGGCGCAGGCGGACCCGATCAGCACCCCATGGCAGCATGATGCGCCATGGTTCGGCGGGTGGTCGGGGATCGACGTCTCGGACGAGGTGACAGCCGAGGGGCGCCCATTTACCGCCGTTTCCGACCGTGGCCATTTGGTGACGGGAACATTGCGTTTTGATGCAGCGGGCCAGCGCATCACGATCACGGATAACGCCCCTTTGCGCGACACCGACGGCGGCCTCCTGTCCGGCCCGCGCAGCGATAGCGAGGATCTGGCCATCGCCGCAGATGGCACGATCTATATCAGCTTTGAGGGGGAGCCCCGCGTTCAGGGGCAACGGGGGCTGCATGGCCAGCCTTTTGCGCTGCCCAACCACTCCGATTTTGCCACCCTGCCGTCCAATCGCGCGCTGGAAGCGCTGGCGATTGACACGAATGGTGCATTGTTTGCTCTGCCCGAGGGCGGCAATAGCGATGGATTTCCCGTCTATCGGCTGCCAGCTGGCGCGGATGCCTGGCAAATCGCCTTTACCTTGCCCCGTGATGGGCGGCTGTGGATGGTCACATCCGCCGACTTCGGGCAGGACGGGCGGCTTTATGTGCTGGAACGGGCGTTGATGGGCATCGGCTTTCGCAGCCGCATCCGCAGCATGGCCTCCGACGGCACTGACCTGCGGGTCGAGGTGACGACCGCGCTCGGGCAATTCGGCAACCTCGAGGGGTTGTCGATCTGGCAGGACGGGCCGCACCGGATGGCAACCATGGTGGCGGACGACAACTTCAGCCAGTTGTTCCCCAGCCAGATTGTGACGCTGACGCTGGATTAA